A genomic window from Thermococcus nautili includes:
- a CDS encoding lipoate protein ligase C-terminal domain-containing protein translates to MKHHVGEHKAKKGLIRIEFDERDGIAEHVRITGDFFMHPEEAVHDLERKLEGHKIEELESLIDEFFAMRLDVEMPYVNVEDFKIALKKALEG, encoded by the coding sequence ATGAAGCACCACGTCGGTGAGCACAAGGCCAAGAAGGGCCTCATAAGGATTGAGTTCGACGAGAGGGACGGCATAGCTGAGCACGTCAGGATTACGGGAGACTTCTTCATGCACCCTGAGGAGGCAGTCCACGACCTTGAGAGGAAGCTTGAAGGGCATAAAATCGAGGAGCTCGAAAGCCTGATTGACGAGTTCTTCGCGATGCGCCTTGACGTGGAGATGCCCTACGTGAACGTCGAGGACTTCAAGATTGCCCTCAAGAAAGCCCTCGAAGGGTGA
- a CDS encoding stage II sporulation protein M translates to MNVKRTFSLLLGTFGIGIVLGVAYAYLQTEKAGEYVLKLANELGGLSPNPFDNFVRIFTHNAGVALLVLVSGLFFGLGPWVMMLFNGLVVGIVAGFFVKIGVPASKIVLGLVPHGLVEIPAFVLAGTAGILWYRSIREAEEPAGGFKEGMKKALKLYAVTVGMLLVAALIEAYVTPKVAGL, encoded by the coding sequence GTGAACGTTAAGAGGACTTTCTCCCTGCTCCTCGGGACGTTTGGAATTGGAATAGTCCTCGGCGTTGCCTACGCCTACCTTCAGACCGAGAAAGCCGGGGAGTACGTGCTCAAACTCGCGAACGAGCTCGGCGGACTCTCACCGAACCCCTTCGATAACTTCGTTAGGATATTCACCCACAACGCCGGCGTTGCCCTCCTCGTCCTCGTTTCGGGGCTGTTCTTCGGGCTCGGCCCCTGGGTCATGATGCTCTTCAACGGTCTGGTTGTTGGAATCGTTGCAGGGTTTTTCGTGAAGATAGGCGTCCCGGCGAGCAAAATCGTCCTCGGACTCGTCCCACACGGCCTCGTTGAAATCCCGGCCTTCGTCTTGGCTGGAACCGCGGGAATCCTCTGGTACAGGAGCATACGCGAGGCCGAAGAACCGGCAGGGGGCTTCAAAGAGGGAATGAAAAAGGCGTTGAAGCTCTACGCGGTAACGGTTGGGATGCTCTTAGTTGCGGCCCTCATCGAGGCTTACGTAACCCCGAAGGTTGCCGGCCTCTGA